From the Acidicapsa ligni genome, one window contains:
- a CDS encoding carboxypeptidase-like regulatory domain-containing protein → MRHVFAKLMLLAVFLSLPSLLLAQDFASLTGVVTDTSGAVVPGVNVELISTATNTTFRATTNGAGSYTIANVTPGPGYKVTFSRDGFRSVVISGLYMNVDATRTQNAKLPIGNAMQTVEVSASNQEVTLDTTDATIGNNFQVQFLNDLPIQNRDSPAALFTQQPGVTLDGAVTGARVDQNNVTLDGLDVNDNATGNFGAIVGNAPVDSVQEFRGVTAGALSGAGAGGGGQFELVTRSGTNQFHGALVEYHRDTDLEANNWFNNNNGVARPPLIRNQFGGNVGGPILRNRLFFFFDYNGRRDTLSNLVEQTVPLDSFRDGNVSYVNTTGGISVANSTGLDPQKKGFNANILSLLNTRYPHANDLTGQYGDHVNTAGFRFNAPFPLKEDDYVQKVDYTINSKMRVFGRGTFTKTNATQNPIQFPGDPETFPFLDQSYSWVAGHTWTIKNNMVNQASYGETFENYDFPDTFNPNGATQYTGFGGTGSGGSFMSTPYASAINAQGRTYPIPIIRDDFTWEKGRHSIAIGGTFKWDTPDSYSILNYDSPSIGLGGFTTALTDSLRPSDIDPGSTQIYDSAYAFALAPFTAVSSTFNYNNKGAVQPQGSGQDLKYRYYETEVYVGDTWKITPSLTLSYGLRYQNFTVPYEVNGLESRGTFQTLSPNAGFDQYFALRNAQSASGLSGNSSLPFMQYGLAGKANNAAGYYQPNNKNFAPRFAFAYSPSFDRKTVFNGGAGILYDHTVINAIQYQQSQNSYLFQSSNTVQYGIAGDAVGSLLQDQRFGSLTTPAPPPVAPTIQNPLVPYVDSTGAPFGLANGLGNRTIDANLKTPYSIQYNFGFQHEFPQGYILKASYVGRMGRRLVAQADASQLIDFPDNTGKSNQKLSTAMANVTQQLRNHANAGALQAIYGVTPQPWFENQFPGFAAEVNAVNAQNGVTTNLTNSAQAVAYEAYPYPQRGDFADAVYLLSAIGVLPPNVGLASQFAVNGVYTNKGFSSYNGMLVSLHKNAGYGLQFDLNYTWSHSIDNTSFTANSPAGGLTVGYLCDVNRPRECRGNSDFDVSNYLNGNFIYALPFGRGRAIGATVPWWLNEAVGGWAVSGLPSWHTGNAYNISSNAFVAGFSSIAPATLVGPSGLLKAHVGRGSNNSVNAYADPTAALDAYVGPLGFNIGSRNNLRGPGYFNIDLGLAKTFPIWEDKVNLKFRADAFNATNHPSFSIPEENGLDITEAAGVPFGTINSTASTARVMQLALRLEF, encoded by the coding sequence ATGCGACATGTTTTTGCCAAGCTGATGCTGTTGGCTGTATTTCTTTCACTTCCCTCGTTGCTCTTGGCTCAAGACTTTGCGTCTTTGACTGGGGTGGTTACGGATACTTCGGGAGCGGTTGTCCCGGGCGTGAACGTTGAACTGATAAGCACCGCAACGAATACGACGTTCAGGGCCACGACGAATGGAGCTGGCTCTTATACGATTGCGAACGTGACTCCGGGTCCGGGGTACAAGGTTACATTTTCGCGGGACGGCTTCCGCTCGGTTGTGATCTCCGGCCTGTACATGAACGTAGACGCGACGCGTACGCAAAATGCAAAACTGCCGATCGGCAACGCGATGCAGACGGTAGAAGTATCCGCTTCAAATCAAGAGGTGACGCTGGATACGACTGACGCGACGATTGGTAACAACTTTCAAGTTCAATTTCTGAACGATTTGCCAATTCAGAACAGAGATAGTCCCGCTGCCCTTTTCACGCAGCAGCCGGGCGTCACGCTGGATGGCGCAGTTACGGGCGCGCGCGTAGATCAGAACAACGTCACGTTGGACGGCCTGGATGTCAATGACAATGCGACTGGTAACTTTGGAGCCATCGTTGGCAATGCCCCAGTTGACTCTGTACAGGAATTCCGCGGCGTAACTGCCGGCGCGCTGTCTGGTGCCGGTGCGGGTGGCGGCGGTCAGTTTGAGCTTGTGACACGCAGCGGTACGAACCAGTTCCATGGCGCATTGGTCGAGTACCATCGCGATACCGATCTGGAAGCCAATAACTGGTTCAACAATAACAATGGTGTAGCGCGTCCCCCACTCATCCGCAACCAGTTCGGCGGGAATGTCGGCGGACCTATTCTCAGAAACAGATTGTTCTTCTTCTTTGACTACAACGGCCGACGGGATACACTCAGCAACCTGGTTGAACAGACGGTTCCGCTTGACTCTTTCCGCGACGGTAACGTGTCGTATGTAAACACTACGGGCGGCATCAGCGTTGCGAACTCAACGGGGCTTGATCCGCAAAAAAAGGGATTTAATGCCAATATCCTTAGCCTGCTGAATACGCGATACCCACACGCAAACGATCTCACTGGCCAGTACGGCGATCACGTTAACACGGCAGGGTTTCGTTTTAATGCGCCCTTTCCTCTCAAGGAAGATGATTACGTCCAAAAGGTCGACTACACCATCAACAGCAAGATGAGGGTTTTTGGCCGCGGCACCTTCACGAAAACGAACGCCACACAGAATCCAATTCAATTTCCCGGCGATCCAGAAACGTTTCCTTTTCTCGATCAGAGCTATAGCTGGGTAGCGGGACATACCTGGACGATCAAAAACAATATGGTCAACCAGGCATCTTATGGCGAGACGTTCGAAAATTACGACTTCCCAGATACGTTCAACCCGAACGGTGCGACGCAATATACCGGCTTCGGTGGAACCGGCTCGGGCGGAAGTTTCATGTCAACTCCTTATGCGAGCGCAATTAATGCACAAGGGCGCACCTATCCCATTCCGATCATCAGGGACGACTTCACGTGGGAAAAAGGCAGACACAGCATCGCAATCGGTGGGACTTTTAAATGGGATACCCCCGACTCGTACTCGATCCTCAACTACGACAGTCCATCCATCGGCCTGGGCGGATTCACTACCGCTCTGACAGATTCGTTGCGGCCTTCGGATATTGATCCAGGCTCCACGCAAATTTATGACAGCGCTTATGCGTTCGCCCTTGCACCCTTCACCGCGGTTAGCAGCACTTTCAACTACAACAACAAAGGGGCAGTGCAACCGCAGGGCAGTGGCCAAGACCTGAAGTATCGCTATTACGAGACTGAGGTTTATGTCGGAGATACCTGGAAGATCACTCCTTCGCTCACCTTGTCTTATGGACTTCGCTACCAGAACTTCACTGTGCCGTATGAAGTGAATGGCCTTGAGTCCAGGGGTACCTTCCAGACGCTGTCTCCGAACGCCGGCTTCGATCAGTACTTTGCACTGCGGAATGCGCAAAGTGCATCCGGACTATCCGGCAACAGCAGTCTTCCATTTATGCAGTATGGGCTGGCTGGCAAAGCCAACAATGCTGCTGGTTATTACCAACCCAACAACAAGAATTTCGCGCCGCGTTTTGCCTTTGCGTACAGCCCAAGTTTCGACCGCAAGACTGTATTTAACGGTGGCGCTGGCATTCTCTACGATCACACCGTTATCAATGCTATCCAGTATCAGCAGTCGCAGAACTCCTACCTGTTCCAATCTTCCAATACGGTTCAATACGGCATTGCCGGCGATGCCGTTGGTTCTCTCCTGCAAGATCAGAGATTTGGCAGCCTGACCACTCCGGCACCGCCACCAGTGGCTCCGACTATTCAAAACCCATTGGTTCCTTATGTGGACAGCACTGGAGCTCCGTTTGGTTTGGCCAACGGACTGGGCAACAGAACCATCGATGCCAACCTGAAGACCCCGTATTCAATTCAGTACAACTTTGGATTCCAGCATGAATTTCCGCAGGGATACATTCTGAAGGCAAGCTACGTAGGTCGCATGGGCAGGCGCCTGGTTGCACAGGCGGATGCCAGCCAATTGATCGACTTTCCCGATAACACAGGTAAATCGAATCAGAAGCTATCAACGGCGATGGCCAACGTGACGCAGCAATTGCGTAACCATGCAAACGCTGGTGCGTTGCAGGCTATTTACGGCGTTACCCCGCAACCATGGTTTGAAAATCAGTTCCCCGGATTTGCGGCCGAGGTCAATGCGGTGAACGCTCAGAATGGCGTCACCACCAATTTAACCAATAGCGCGCAAGCGGTTGCTTATGAGGCTTATCCTTATCCTCAGCGTGGAGATTTTGCCGATGCCGTGTACCTGCTTTCGGCAATCGGGGTTCTTCCTCCAAACGTCGGCTTAGCTTCTCAATTTGCTGTCAACGGCGTTTACACCAACAAGGGATTCTCAAGCTACAACGGTATGCTTGTGTCGCTGCATAAGAATGCGGGCTACGGTTTGCAATTTGACCTCAACTATACGTGGTCGCATTCCATCGACAATACTTCGTTCACTGCCAATTCACCTGCAGGCGGATTGACCGTTGGTTACCTATGCGACGTGAACAGGCCTCGGGAATGCCGTGGAAACTCTGACTTTGACGTTTCCAACTACCTCAACGGAAACTTTATCTACGCTCTTCCCTTTGGGCGCGGAAGGGCCATTGGCGCAACCGTGCCATGGTGGCTCAACGAGGCCGTTGGAGGATGGGCTGTAAGTGGTCTGCCGAGCTGGCATACAGGAAATGCCTATAACATTTCTTCCAATGCCTTTGTTGCTGGCTTCTCGTCCATTGCACCTGCAACCCTCGTTGGCCCCAGCGGACTGCTTAAGGCACACGTTGGGCGCGGCTCAAACAACTCCGTGAATGCTTACGCTGACCCGACTGCGGCCCTGGACGCGTATGTTGGTCCGTTGGGCTTCAACATCGGCAGCCGTAATAACCTGCGGGGACCTGGATACTTCAACATCGATCTGGGACTTGCCAAAACCTTCCCGATCTGGGAAGACAAGGTCAACCTGAAGTTCCGCGCGGATGCCTTCAATGCCACCAACCATCCGAGCTTCAGTATTCCTGAAGAGAACGGCCTGGATATTACCGAGGCGGCTGGTGTTCCCTTCGGAACGATCAACAGCACTGCCAGCACGGCGCGTGTTATGCAACTTGCGCTGCGGTTGGAGTTCTAA
- a CDS encoding bifunctional folylpolyglutamate synthase/dihydrofolate synthase — translation MSYIDAITNLNALTAELFSAPGVPRRKFSLNEIGILCAALGNPHLQYPSVLIAGTNGKGSTASTLASIARESGLRVGLYTSPHLDRVNERIRLLLPQKAADDSTIPNETFGRLYFRVHDAARQLVADGKLPAFPSYFELLTALGFLYFAESKIDLAVLEVGMGGRLDATNLVDPILSVITDISLDHQEWLGSTIAEIAREKAGILRANGTLITLPQHPEANQALGEVAVALNVRGIPATEYMPIMSTDPLLPYQIEALGRIIQVDSPLKGAHQHRNLALAIATAVELSESGRFPITPEAIEKGIHNTSWPGRIEQISLPNQPEFLLDVAHNPAGAWALRSALSASAVEGQPQILIFACLRDKPLREMTQILFPLFDHVVLAPIHSPRATDVADLTAAAEATGIPAHPSQTVAEALQIATEIARSLLQPNHPPARIVVSGSVYLVGEARHLLLAKTASESRPGAH, via the coding sequence ATGTCTTATATTGATGCCATCACGAATCTAAACGCCCTCACTGCGGAGCTGTTCTCCGCCCCCGGCGTACCTCGCCGCAAATTTTCGCTCAACGAGATCGGAATCCTCTGCGCCGCCCTCGGCAATCCCCATCTGCAATATCCCTCCGTTCTGATCGCTGGCACCAATGGCAAAGGCTCAACCGCCTCGACCCTGGCCTCCATCGCCCGCGAATCCGGCCTTCGTGTTGGCCTCTACACCTCGCCACACCTCGATCGCGTCAACGAACGCATTCGCCTCCTGCTTCCCCAAAAAGCAGCCGATGACTCAACCATCCCCAATGAAACCTTCGGCCGCCTGTATTTTCGCGTCCACGACGCAGCCCGGCAACTCGTAGCCGACGGCAAACTCCCCGCCTTCCCCAGCTATTTCGAACTCCTCACCGCCCTAGGCTTCCTCTATTTCGCAGAATCCAAAATCGACCTCGCCGTCCTCGAAGTCGGCATGGGAGGCCGCCTCGACGCCACCAATCTCGTCGATCCCATCCTCTCCGTAATCACCGACATCTCCCTCGACCATCAGGAGTGGCTAGGTTCAACCATCGCTGAAATCGCCCGCGAAAAAGCCGGCATCCTGCGTGCCAACGGAACCCTGATCACCCTCCCGCAGCATCCCGAGGCCAATCAGGCCCTCGGCGAAGTAGCCGTCGCGCTCAACGTTCGCGGCATCCCCGCCACCGAATACATGCCCATCATGAGCACCGACCCTCTCCTGCCCTATCAGATCGAAGCACTCGGCAGAATCATCCAGGTCGATTCACCATTAAAGGGTGCTCATCAACACCGCAACCTGGCCCTGGCCATAGCTACCGCCGTCGAACTGAGCGAATCCGGCCGTTTCCCCATCACCCCTGAAGCCATCGAAAAGGGTATCCACAACACCAGCTGGCCCGGCCGCATCGAACAAATCTCCCTCCCCAACCAGCCCGAGTTCCTTCTGGATGTAGCCCACAATCCCGCCGGAGCCTGGGCCTTGCGCTCCGCTCTCTCCGCATCTGCCGTCGAAGGCCAGCCGCAAATTCTCATCTTCGCCTGCCTCCGCGACAAGCCTCTCCGCGAAATGACCCAGATTCTCTTCCCTCTTTTCGATCACGTCGTCCTCGCGCCCATCCACTCTCCCCGCGCCACCGACGTAGCCGATCTCACCGCAGCCGCCGAAGCCACCGGCATCCCCGCACACCCTTCGCAAACCGTAGCCGAGGCCCTGCAAATCGCAACTGAAATCGCCCGCAGCCTGCTCCAACCCAACCATCCGCCAGCCCGCATCGTCGTCAGCGGCAGCGTCTATCTGGTTGGCGAGGCTCGCCACCTGCTACTCGCAAAAACCGCTTCCGAATCGCGTCCCGGAGCTCATTAG